A part of Paenibacillus antri genomic DNA contains:
- the lysA gene encoding diaminopimelate decarboxylase — MHLHGTTKINRHGRLEIGGVDTAELAERFGTPLYVVDEALVRERCRQFMDAFRASGVPFEVSYASKAFCVKAIVRVVEEEGLSLDVVSDGELYTALEAGFPAKKIHFHGNNKTPEEIAMGLDAGIGCFVVDNFTEIALLNAMAGERGIRAKALLRITPGVEAHTHEFISTGQEDSKFGFNLAGGAAFEAVKATVAAPHLELLGVHSHIGSQIFEVEGFRLAAEKMADFAVEAKSKLGVSFPVVNLGGGFGIRYVEGDRPLPVAEYVKAITDAVKERFGAHGLPLPSIWVEPGRSIVGDAGTTLYTVGSVKDIPGVRKYVAVNGGMTDNPRPALYDAVYEAVLANRANDAPEETVSIAGKCCESGDMLIWDLDLPKVNAGDTLAVFCTGAYNYSMASNYNRLRRPAVAFVKDGVAELVVRRETYEDLVANDVVPERLRKLPAVNGR, encoded by the coding sequence ATGCATTTGCACGGAACGACGAAGATCAATCGTCACGGACGTTTGGAAATCGGCGGCGTCGACACGGCCGAGCTTGCCGAACGGTTCGGGACGCCTTTATATGTAGTAGACGAAGCGCTCGTACGCGAGCGATGCCGGCAGTTCATGGACGCGTTCCGCGCGTCCGGGGTGCCTTTCGAAGTGTCGTATGCGAGCAAGGCGTTCTGCGTGAAAGCGATCGTCCGCGTCGTCGAAGAGGAAGGGCTGTCGCTCGACGTCGTGTCGGACGGAGAGCTGTATACGGCGCTGGAGGCCGGGTTCCCCGCGAAGAAGATACATTTCCACGGCAACAACAAGACGCCCGAGGAGATCGCGATGGGACTAGACGCGGGCATCGGCTGCTTCGTCGTGGACAACTTCACGGAGATCGCGCTGTTGAACGCGATGGCGGGGGAGCGGGGCATCCGCGCGAAAGCGCTGCTGCGCATCACGCCCGGGGTCGAGGCGCATACGCACGAGTTCATCTCGACGGGCCAAGAGGATTCCAAATTCGGGTTTAACCTCGCGGGCGGCGCGGCGTTCGAAGCGGTGAAGGCGACCGTCGCGGCGCCGCACCTAGAGCTGCTCGGCGTTCATTCGCATATCGGCTCGCAAATTTTCGAGGTGGAAGGCTTCCGTCTGGCCGCCGAGAAGATGGCCGACTTCGCCGTCGAAGCGAAGTCGAAGCTGGGCGTCTCGTTCCCGGTCGTCAATCTTGGCGGCGGCTTCGGCATTCGTTACGTCGAAGGCGACCGCCCGCTGCCGGTGGCCGAGTACGTCAAGGCGATCACCGACGCGGTGAAGGAGCGCTTCGGCGCGCACGGCCTTCCGCTTCCGAGCATCTGGGTGGAGCCGGGCCGCAGCATCGTCGGCGATGCCGGCACGACGTTGTATACGGTCGGCTCGGTGAAGGACATCCCGGGCGTGCGCAAGTACGTCGCGGTGAACGGCGGCATGACCGACAACCCGCGCCCGGCGCTCTATGACGCCGTCTACGAGGCGGTACTCGCGAACCGGGCGAACGACGCCCCGGAAGAGACGGTATCGATCGCCGGCAAGTGCTGCGAGAGCGGCGACATGCTGATCTGGGATCTCGACCTGCCGAAGGTGAACGCCGGCGACACGCTCGCGGTGTTTTGCACGGGGGCGTACAATTATTCGATGGCCAGCAACTACAACCGGCTCCGCCGTCCGGCGGTCGCGTTCGTGAAGGACGGCGTCGCGGAGCTCGTCGTGCGCCGCGAAACGTACGAAGACCTGGTGGCGAACGACGTCGTGCCCGAGCGGCTGCGCAAGCTTCCGGCCGTGAACGGGCGATAA
- a CDS encoding peptidylprolyl isomerase, whose amino-acid sequence MTKQALIKMADGHEVKIELFDKDAPNTVANFEKLANEGFYDGLSFHRVIPGFVAQGGCPRGNGTGGPGYTIKCEINPNKHERGALSMAHAGPNTGGSQFFIVYKPQPHLDGVHTVFGKVVEGMEHVDTFRGQDKMESIRVTEA is encoded by the coding sequence ATGACGAAGCAAGCGTTGATCAAGATGGCCGACGGCCATGAAGTGAAAATCGAGTTGTTCGATAAGGACGCGCCCAACACGGTCGCGAATTTCGAGAAGCTGGCGAACGAAGGGTTCTACGACGGACTGTCGTTCCATCGCGTCATTCCGGGCTTCGTCGCGCAAGGCGGCTGCCCTAGAGGCAACGGCACCGGCGGTCCGGGCTACACGATCAAGTGCGAAATCAACCCGAACAAGCACGAACGCGGCGCGCTGTCGATGGCGCATGCCGGTCCGAATACGGGCGGCAGCCAGTTTTTCATCGTGTACAAGCCTCAGCCGCACCTGGACGGCGTTCACACGGTGTTCGGCAAGGTCGTCGAAGGGATGGAGCACGTCGACACGTTCCGCGGGCAGGACAAGATGGAATCGATCCGCGTGACGGAAGCGTAA
- the ribD gene encoding bifunctional diaminohydroxyphosphoribosylaminopyrimidine deaminase/5-amino-6-(5-phosphoribosylamino)uracil reductase RibD, whose amino-acid sequence MEDEDYMRLALTLGKAALGQTGTNPSVGCVVAKHGRIVGMGAHLRQGEAHAEVHALDMAGAEAAGSTVYVTLEPCSHHGRTPPCADRLVREGVKRVVVATQDPNPQVAGRGIARLREHGIEVTVGVLGEEAASLHEAFFHAIRIGRPFVAAKTAMTLDGRIAAKTGDSKWITNAASRAFVHELRHRYPAILVGVGTVLADDPSLTARGDAAPKRDPMRAIVDSRLRTPLHAAALSPRADGEPPAIVLTTATADAAARSALEAHGAVVVDCGPGPRVDLELALRELYRLGIGAVLVEGGGAVTGALLAAGLVDKTYAFVAPKIVGAGGPSGFEFPSVDRMADAIRLDRLKVRTFDGDVLFEGYPVYSKETR is encoded by the coding sequence ATGGAAGACGAAGATTATATGCGATTGGCGTTAACGCTCGGCAAGGCCGCGCTCGGGCAAACCGGGACGAACCCTTCCGTCGGCTGCGTCGTCGCGAAGCACGGCCGGATCGTCGGCATGGGAGCGCATTTGAGGCAAGGCGAGGCGCATGCCGAGGTACATGCCCTCGATATGGCCGGCGCCGAGGCTGCCGGCAGCACGGTGTACGTGACGCTGGAGCCTTGCAGCCATCACGGCCGGACGCCGCCTTGCGCCGACCGGCTCGTGCGGGAAGGCGTGAAGCGCGTCGTCGTGGCGACGCAGGACCCGAACCCGCAGGTGGCGGGCCGCGGCATCGCGCGGCTTAGGGAGCACGGGATCGAAGTTACGGTCGGCGTGTTGGGCGAGGAGGCCGCGTCGCTGCACGAGGCGTTCTTCCACGCGATCCGCATCGGACGGCCGTTCGTCGCCGCGAAGACGGCGATGACGCTGGACGGGCGCATCGCGGCGAAGACGGGCGACAGCAAGTGGATTACGAACGCCGCGTCGCGCGCGTTCGTGCATGAGCTGCGCCACCGGTACCCGGCGATTCTGGTCGGCGTCGGCACGGTGTTGGCCGACGATCCGTCGCTGACGGCGCGCGGCGATGCGGCGCCGAAGCGCGATCCGATGCGCGCGATCGTCGACTCGCGCCTGCGGACGCCGCTCCATGCGGCGGCGCTGTCGCCCCGCGCCGACGGCGAGCCGCCCGCGATCGTGCTGACGACGGCCACCGCGGACGCCGCCGCGAGAAGCGCGCTCGAAGCGCACGGCGCCGTCGTCGTCGACTGCGGGCCGGGCCCGCGCGTCGACCTCGAGCTGGCTTTGCGCGAGCTGTACCGGCTCGGGATCGGCGCCGTGCTCGTCGAAGGCGGCGGCGCCGTGACCGGCGCGCTGCTCGCCGCCGGGCTCGTCGACAAGACGTACGCTTTCGTCGCGCCGAAGATCGTCGGCGCCGGAGGGCCGTCCGGCTTCGAGTTCCCGAGCGTCGATCGGATGGCGGATGCGATCCGGCTCGACCGCCTTAAGGTGCGGACGTTCGACGGCGACGTCCTGTTCGAAGGGTATCCCGTCTATTCGAAGGAAACGAGGTGA
- the ribE gene encoding riboflavin synthase, with the protein MFTGLIEEVGTLQHISRQGEALVLTIRASKVLEGVRIGDSISVNGVCLTAIRFDAASVAMDVMPETFRKTTLSRLVPGDRVNLERAMLATARFGGHIVQGHVDGTGVIRERGAVDNAVYFTIEPHDPSLFRYIIAKGSIAIDGISLTVVDSAERTFRVSIIPHTLAETVLQHKTPGDDVNLETDIVGKYVEHLLSWTGGAGASGRGAARRGGGLSEAFFKEHGYM; encoded by the coding sequence ATGTTTACCGGACTTATCGAAGAGGTTGGAACGTTGCAACATATTAGCAGGCAAGGCGAGGCGCTCGTATTGACGATTCGGGCGAGCAAAGTGCTCGAGGGCGTCCGCATCGGCGACAGTATATCGGTGAACGGCGTATGCCTCACGGCGATCCGATTCGACGCGGCGTCCGTCGCCATGGACGTCATGCCGGAGACGTTCCGCAAGACGACGCTCAGCCGGCTCGTTCCCGGCGATCGCGTCAATCTGGAGCGGGCGATGCTCGCCACGGCCCGTTTCGGCGGCCATATCGTTCAGGGCCACGTCGACGGCACGGGGGTGATCCGGGAGCGGGGCGCGGTCGACAACGCAGTGTATTTCACGATCGAGCCCCATGATCCTTCTTTGTTCCGCTACATCATCGCCAAGGGCTCCATCGCGATCGACGGCATCTCGCTCACGGTCGTGGACAGCGCCGAGCGGACGTTCCGCGTATCGATCATCCCGCACACGCTTGCGGAGACGGTGCTGCAGCATAAGACGCCTGGCGACGACGTCAATCTCGAGACGGACATCGTCGGCAAGTACGTCGAGCATCTGCTCTCGTGGACGGGCGGCGCCGGCGCGTCCGGACGCGGCGCCGCGAGGCGCGGCGGCGGATTGTCGGAAGCCTTTTTCAAAGAACACGGCTATATGTAA
- a CDS encoding bifunctional 3,4-dihydroxy-2-butanone-4-phosphate synthase/GTP cyclohydrolase II, producing the protein MEKANVKFDCIEDAIYDLILGKAIIVVDDENRENEGDFIALADMATPEVINFMIKEGRGLVCVPITEERAAELELPQMVQRNTDYHGTAFTVSVDHSSTTTGISAAERAMTVKALIDPRTKAGDFRRPGHMFPLVAKKGGVLRRAGHTEAAVDLARMCGRYPAAVICEVIKEDGEMARVPDLRVIADQFGLKLITIKDLIQYRNEKEKLVRREVEVNMPTDFGTFRAVAYTNEIDGKEHVAFVKGEIDSERPVLVRVHSECLTGDVFHSHRCDCGPQLAAALQAIDANGSGVLLYMRQEGRGIGLINKLKAYELQEQGFDTVDANIKLGFAPDLRDYGIGAQILKDLGVRTIRLLTNNPRKIAGLEGYGLSIAERVPLQMKENKDNSRYLHTKQEKLGHMLQFEEQGEPEPTGN; encoded by the coding sequence ATGGAGAAAGCGAATGTCAAGTTCGATTGCATCGAAGACGCGATTTACGACCTGATTCTCGGGAAAGCGATCATCGTCGTCGACGACGAAAACCGCGAGAACGAAGGTGATTTCATCGCGTTGGCCGATATGGCCACCCCGGAAGTCATTAACTTCATGATCAAAGAGGGACGCGGCCTCGTCTGCGTGCCGATCACGGAAGAGCGTGCGGCCGAGCTGGAGCTGCCTCAGATGGTGCAGCGCAATACCGATTATCACGGCACCGCGTTCACCGTGTCCGTCGACCATTCGTCGACGACGACGGGCATCTCCGCGGCGGAGCGGGCGATGACGGTGAAGGCGCTGATCGACCCGCGGACGAAGGCGGGCGACTTCCGCAGGCCGGGACATATGTTCCCGCTCGTCGCCAAGAAGGGCGGCGTGCTGCGCCGCGCGGGGCACACGGAAGCGGCGGTCGACCTCGCCCGGATGTGCGGCAGGTATCCGGCCGCGGTCATCTGCGAGGTGATCAAGGAAGACGGCGAGATGGCGCGCGTGCCGGATTTGCGCGTCATCGCGGATCAGTTCGGGTTGAAGCTGATTACGATCAAGGATTTGATTCAATACCGCAACGAGAAAGAGAAGCTCGTCCGCCGCGAAGTGGAGGTTAACATGCCGACCGACTTCGGCACGTTCCGGGCGGTAGCGTACACGAACGAGATCGACGGCAAGGAGCACGTCGCGTTCGTGAAGGGCGAGATCGACTCGGAGCGTCCGGTGCTGGTTCGGGTGCACTCCGAATGTTTGACCGGCGACGTATTCCATTCGCATCGCTGCGATTGCGGACCGCAGCTGGCCGCGGCGCTTCAAGCGATCGACGCGAACGGCTCGGGCGTATTGCTCTACATGCGCCAAGAGGGACGCGGCATCGGCCTTATAAATAAATTGAAAGCTTACGAGCTGCAAGAGCAGGGATTCGACACCGTCGACGCGAATATTAAATTGGGGTTCGCGCCCGATCTGCGCGATTACGGCATCGGGGCGCAAATCTTGAAGGACTTGGGCGTTCGTACGATTCGTCTGCTGACGAACAACCCGAGGAAGATCGCCGGGCTGGAAGGCTACGGCTTGTCCATCGCGGAGCGGGTGCCGCTACAGATGAAGGAAAACAAAGATAACAGCCGCTACTTGCACACGAAGCAGGAGAAGCTGGGACATATGCTGCAATTCGAAGAGCAAGGCGAACCGGAACCGACCGGCAACTGA
- the ribH gene encoding 6,7-dimethyl-8-ribityllumazine synthase, protein MVHVYEGNLISQGKTYGIVVGRFNEFISSKLLGGALDALKRHGAADDEVSVAWVPGAFEIPLIAQKMAESGRFDAVITLGAVIRGSTPHFDYVCSEVSKGVAAISLKTGVPTIFGVLTTDSIEQAVERAGTKAGNKGWEAAATAIEMVNLVSQFQK, encoded by the coding sequence ATGGTACATGTATACGAAGGCAACTTAATTTCGCAAGGCAAGACGTACGGCATCGTCGTCGGCCGATTTAACGAATTCATCTCCTCGAAGCTGCTCGGCGGCGCGCTCGACGCGCTGAAGCGCCACGGCGCCGCCGACGACGAAGTGAGCGTCGCGTGGGTGCCCGGCGCGTTCGAAATTCCGTTAATCGCCCAGAAGATGGCCGAGAGCGGCCGCTTCGACGCGGTCATTACGCTCGGCGCCGTCATCCGCGGCTCCACGCCGCACTTCGATTACGTGTGCAGCGAAGTGTCGAAGGGCGTGGCGGCGATTTCGCTCAAGACCGGCGTGCCGACGATCTTCGGCGTGCTGACGACCGACTCGATCGAGCAAGCGGTGGAGCGGGCCGGCACGAAGGCGGGCAACAAGGGCTGGGAAGCGGCCGCAACCGCGATCGAGATGGTCAATCTCGTCTCGCAGTTTCAGAAGTAA
- a CDS encoding segregation and condensation protein A yields MSVTYKLSSFEGPLDLLLHLIDKAEVDITNIPISEITDQYMEYVSLMEELELEVASEFLVMAATLLSIKSKMLLPKPPPIELDYEYEEEPEDSLEELVQKLIEYRKYKSIAEHLRDKELEQSLVYSREPVDLSPYAVEEKKNPVEGLETFDLLLAFQKALRRAANRNSVAKIRRDEVSVKDRMRDVLRLVRQQGGRILFSRLFDESTTRDELVVSFLALLELMKMKKISCFQHGRFDDIVIQAKEGAELDDEEEELERVEVDH; encoded by the coding sequence ATGAGCGTAACCTACAAGCTGTCCTCTTTCGAAGGGCCGTTGGATTTGCTGCTTCACTTGATCGACAAAGCGGAAGTGGACATCACGAATATTCCGATCAGCGAAATTACGGATCAATACATGGAATACGTCTCGCTGATGGAGGAGCTGGAGCTCGAGGTCGCCAGCGAATTTCTCGTCATGGCCGCGACGCTCTTGTCGATCAAAAGCAAGATGCTGCTTCCGAAGCCGCCTCCGATCGAGCTGGACTACGAATACGAGGAAGAGCCTGAGGATTCGCTCGAGGAGCTCGTCCAGAAGCTGATCGAATACCGGAAGTACAAGTCGATCGCCGAGCATCTGCGGGACAAGGAGCTGGAGCAGAGCCTCGTCTATTCGAGGGAACCTGTAGACTTGTCCCCGTACGCGGTCGAAGAAAAGAAGAATCCGGTCGAAGGGCTCGAGACGTTCGACCTGCTGCTTGCGTTCCAGAAGGCGCTGCGGCGCGCCGCGAATCGGAACTCGGTGGCGAAGATTCGCCGCGACGAAGTGTCGGTCAAGGATCGAATGCGCGACGTGCTTCGCCTGGTGCGGCAGCAGGGCGGGCGCATCTTGTTTTCCCGTCTGTTCGACGAGTCGACGACGAGGGACGAGCTGGTCGTGTCGTTCCTCGCGCTGCTCGAGTTGATGAAGATGAAGAAAATATCTTGTTTCCAGCACGGCCGGTTCGACGATATCGTCATCCAGGCGAAGGAAGGAGCGGAGCTCGATGACGAAGAAGAAGAACTGGAACGAGTGGAAGTCGATCATTGA
- the scpB gene encoding SMC-Scp complex subunit ScpB, with product MTKKKNWNEWKSIIEGLLFAAGDEGLDVREIADVLELDWRVAEELIDDMKDTYAKEKRGFRIAKVAGSYQLTTNPEHAPYFAKLAQAPTRGSLSQAALETLAIVAYRQPITRVEIDEIRGVKSDRALHTLVAKELIHEAGRADAIGRPILYETTKQFLHYFGLSALRDLPDAERMVGEIDLEAETRMLFEKLEEKEKQITIDDLPQSSNPENDA from the coding sequence ATGACGAAGAAGAAGAACTGGAACGAGTGGAAGTCGATCATTGAAGGTCTCTTGTTCGCCGCCGGCGACGAAGGACTCGACGTTCGCGAAATCGCGGACGTGCTCGAGCTCGACTGGCGCGTCGCCGAAGAGCTGATCGACGATATGAAGGATACGTACGCGAAGGAGAAGCGAGGCTTTCGAATCGCGAAGGTGGCGGGGTCGTATCAACTGACGACGAACCCCGAACATGCGCCGTACTTCGCGAAGCTGGCGCAGGCGCCGACGCGCGGATCCTTGTCCCAGGCGGCGCTCGAGACGCTGGCGATCGTCGCGTACCGGCAGCCGATCACGCGCGTAGAGATCGACGAAATTCGCGGCGTAAAGTCGGACCGGGCTTTGCATACGCTCGTCGCCAAGGAGCTCATCCACGAAGCGGGACGGGCGGATGCGATCGGACGGCCGATCCTGTACGAAACGACGAAGCAGTTCCTCCACTATTTCGGGTTGTCCGCGCTGAGGGACTTGCCCGATGCCGAACGGATGGTCGGCGAGATCGATCTCGAAGCGGAAACCCGCATGCTGTTCGAGAAGCTGGAGGAGAAAGAGAAGCAGATTACGATCGACGATTTGCCGCAATCATCCAATCCCGAGAACGACGCATGA
- a CDS encoding DUF2953 domain-containing protein → MWWWIASAAALAVLIVVVLLSSVRVRLKYYREGENDEVDASLSALFGLVRLRYKVPTVELKPWLNGIRMKVAPEETSGVLPELDFAREEIRRFVQRVRKLIAHMKNYKRFFADTLKHVHVVELRWDTRFGLTDAAETGMTGGVVWGLKSALLGVASRWMSFERLPSVTVTPVFNQPTFRTEIVIRTRMKVFRIIAIGAMLVYRVLKRRGGWIVWLRVLLGRSPKESTA, encoded by the coding sequence ATGTGGTGGTGGATCGCATCCGCGGCGGCGCTCGCCGTCCTGATCGTCGTCGTGCTGCTCTCTAGCGTGCGCGTACGCTTGAAATATTACCGCGAAGGAGAGAACGACGAGGTCGACGCGTCGCTGTCCGCGTTGTTCGGGCTCGTCCGGCTTCGGTATAAAGTGCCGACCGTGGAGCTGAAGCCGTGGCTGAACGGCATTCGAATGAAGGTGGCGCCGGAAGAGACGAGCGGGGTACTGCCGGAGTTGGATTTCGCGCGAGAGGAAATCCGTCGCTTCGTCCAACGCGTGCGAAAACTGATCGCGCATATGAAAAATTACAAGCGATTTTTCGCGGACACGCTGAAGCATGTTCATGTCGTCGAGCTGCGCTGGGATACCCGCTTCGGATTAACCGACGCGGCGGAAACCGGCATGACCGGCGGAGTCGTCTGGGGGCTGAAGAGCGCCTTGCTCGGCGTCGCCTCCCGGTGGATGTCGTTCGAGCGGCTTCCGTCCGTCACCGTGACGCCGGTGTTCAACCAACCGACGTTCCGAACCGAGATCGTGATCCGGACGCGAATGAAGGTGTTTCGAATCATCGCCATCGGCGCGATGCTGGTGTATCGCGTATTGAAGCGGCGCGGCGGGTGGATCGTCTGGCTTCGCGTCCTGCTCGGCCGGTCGCCGAAGGAGTCGACTGCGTAA
- the ytfJ gene encoding GerW family sporulation protein: MSEHPIQGLMRTAMENLKQMVDVNTIVGDPVTTPDGTLILPISKVGFGFAAGGSEFTVDNEEEHHEAERTVTPFESKSTAAVGFPFGGGSGGGVSITPIAFLVVGTHGVKVVPLDNSTRMMERIFDSAPQLFDKITSMFGGDKTTNVSLTEFNDVTVAKPMEPIPNSTIS; encoded by the coding sequence ATGAGCGAACATCCGATTCAAGGTCTTATGCGTACGGCCATGGAAAACCTCAAACAAATGGTCGACGTAAATACGATCGTAGGCGATCCGGTGACGACGCCGGACGGCACGCTGATTCTGCCGATCAGTAAAGTCGGCTTCGGCTTCGCGGCCGGCGGCAGCGAGTTTACGGTGGACAACGAAGAAGAGCATCACGAAGCCGAGCGGACGGTCACGCCGTTCGAATCGAAATCGACGGCGGCGGTCGGGTTTCCGTTCGGCGGCGGCAGCGGCGGCGGCGTTTCGATTACGCCGATCGCGTTCCTCGTCGTCGGCACGCACGGCGTCAAGGTCGTGCCGCTCGACAATTCGACCCGCATGATGGAGCGGATTTTCGACTCCGCGCCGCAGCTGTTCGATAAAATCACGAGCATGTTCGGCGGAGACAAGACGACGAACGTGTCGCTCACGGAATTCAACGACGTGACGGTCGCGAAACCGATGGAGCCGATTCCGAACAGCACGATTTCATAA
- a CDS encoding CAP-associated domain-containing protein — protein sequence MIMRKTVGKALLVGVVAALTASGFGADRPAEAAAFKDTEGHWAEETIQWGAETGIANGFPDGTFLPNGAVTEAQFTAMLLRAFPESAPAEKKPYWYTAYYDLAESWLWPVDEANAAAPLRRGQVAQIVAAAFGTQLSVEDAVELLLDRGLASGRRAANGRVDFGESSTLTRAEAVQFVRNAASSGLPIGKADKAPQQTAKKNDAPVSVSGVAVGDSVDTLLSVFGEPARKEASEYGFTWYVYNGDYKRFSMFGVKDGSVEALYANGTNLSLKSSLGDPLSFILKGNTRFLIDSDGEYDVFDAGTAYVTVFYDVHENRAVSGVQAIEKKTEQGLVGFYGKPSEALAGSFERLSLELANTARAKRGLPALAWDDGAANVAEGHSEDMATNGFFSHTNLKGEGLGDRLANGGVRFRSAGENIAYGQTNAIFAHEGWMNSEGHRKNMLGAFERLGVGVRFSEDDAPYYTQNFLTK from the coding sequence ATGATCATGCGTAAAACCGTCGGGAAGGCGCTGCTCGTCGGCGTCGTCGCGGCGCTGACGGCGTCGGGGTTCGGAGCGGACCGTCCCGCGGAAGCGGCGGCGTTCAAGGATACGGAGGGACATTGGGCGGAGGAGACGATTCAATGGGGGGCCGAAACGGGGATCGCGAACGGGTTCCCGGACGGGACGTTCCTCCCGAACGGCGCCGTCACGGAAGCCCAATTCACGGCGATGCTGCTCCGGGCGTTCCCGGAATCCGCTCCGGCGGAGAAGAAGCCTTACTGGTATACGGCATACTACGACTTAGCGGAATCGTGGCTGTGGCCGGTCGACGAAGCGAACGCCGCCGCGCCGCTCCGGAGGGGGCAGGTCGCGCAAATCGTCGCCGCCGCGTTCGGAACGCAGCTGAGCGTCGAGGATGCGGTCGAACTCCTGTTGGATCGCGGCTTGGCATCGGGACGCCGCGCGGCGAACGGTCGTGTCGACTTCGGCGAGTCTTCGACGCTTACGCGCGCGGAGGCGGTACAGTTCGTGCGCAACGCGGCGTCCTCGGGCTTACCGATCGGCAAGGCCGATAAAGCTCCGCAGCAAACCGCGAAGAAGAACGATGCGCCGGTTAGCGTAAGCGGCGTCGCCGTCGGGGATTCCGTCGATACGCTGCTTTCGGTATTCGGCGAGCCCGCGCGGAAGGAAGCCAGCGAATACGGGTTTACCTGGTATGTTTACAACGGCGATTACAAGCGGTTTTCGATGTTCGGCGTGAAGGACGGCAGCGTGGAGGCGCTGTACGCGAACGGCACGAATTTGAGTTTGAAATCATCGCTCGGCGACCCGCTCTCCTTTATATTGAAAGGCAATACTAGATTTCTGATCGACTCGGACGGGGAATACGACGTATTCGACGCCGGAACCGCATATGTGACGGTCTTCTACGACGTGCACGAGAACCGTGCGGTGAGCGGCGTGCAAGCGATCGAGAAGAAGACGGAGCAAGGGCTCGTCGGCTTCTATGGCAAGCCGTCCGAGGCGCTTGCCGGAAGCTTCGAGCGGCTGTCGCTGGAGCTCGCCAACACCGCTCGGGCGAAACGCGGGCTGCCCGCGCTCGCGTGGGACGACGGCGCGGCGAACGTCGCCGAAGGGCACAGCGAGGATATGGCGACGAACGGCTTCTTCTCCCATACGAACCTGAAGGGGGAAGGGCTGGGAGACCGGCTGGCGAACGGCGGCGTGCGGTTCCGCTCCGCCGGAGAGAACATCGCGTACGGCCAGACGAACGCGATCTTCGCCCATGAAGGTTGGATGAACTCGGAAGGACATCGGAAAAACATGCTCGGCGCCTTCGAACGGCTCGGCGTCGGCGTACGGTTTTCCGAAGACGACGCTCCTTATTACACGCAAAACTTCTTGACGAAATAA